From the genome of Chelonia mydas isolate rCheMyd1 chromosome 2, rCheMyd1.pri.v2, whole genome shotgun sequence, one region includes:
- the CA1 gene encoding LOW QUALITY PROTEIN: carbonic anhydrase 1 (The sequence of the model RefSeq protein was modified relative to this genomic sequence to represent the inferred CDS: inserted 1 base in 1 codon; deleted 1 base in 1 codon; substituted 1 base at 1 genomic stop codon): protein MASLNWSYQGNSRPDQWHKLYPIANGNHQSPIDIKTKXKDPSLGHLKITWNLSICKEIVNVGHSFHVNFEDKDNRSVVTSGPLTGNYRLHQFHFHCGQTEDHGSEHNVDGAKYAAELHLVHWNSDKYSSFAEASDKPDGLSVIAVFLKVGPPNEHVQEIVKAXRSIKTKVNITARVKKAPFTNFDPSTLLPGSLDYWTYHGSLTHPPLFESITWIIYKEPITISSEQLAQFHSLILTNHQLPQPLKGRKVRT, encoded by the exons ATGGCAAGTCTGAACTGGAGTTATCAAGGCAACAGTA GACCCGACCAGTGGCAC AAATTATACCCTATTGCCAATGGAAACCATCAGTCCCCTATTGACATTAAAACCA AAAAAGATCCATCTCTGGGGCATCTCAAGATCACCTGGAATTTGAGCATCTGCAAAGAGATTGTCAACGTTGGACACTCCTTCCATGTGAACTTTGAGGACAAGGATAACCGATCAG TGGTGACCAGTGGACCTCTGACTGGAAACTACAGGCtgcatcagtttcactttcaCTGTGGCCAAACTGAGGACCATGGCTCTGAGCACAATGTGGACGGAGCAAAATATGCCGCAGAG CTTCACCTGGTTCACTGGAATTCAGACAAATATTCAAGTTTTGCGGAGGCTTCAGATAAGCCTGATGGTTTGTCAGTCATTGCTGTTTTTCTGAAG GTTGGTCCCCCTAATGAACATGTGCAGGAAATTGTGAAGGCATGACGTTCGATAAAGACTAAGGTAAACATCACAGCACG GGTAAAAAAAGCTCCATTTACCAATTTTGACCCATCAACCTTACTTCCTGGATCCTTGGATTACTGGACCTATCATGGTTCTCTGACTCATCCTCCCCTTTTTGAGAGCATCACCTGGATTATCTATAAGGAGCCCATTACTATCAGTTCAGAGCAG CTGGCCCAATTCCACAGCCTCATATTGACCAATCACCAGCTTCCCCAGCCATTGAAGGGCAGAAAAGTGAGAACCTAA